The Pseudarthrobacter sp. NS4 genome includes a window with the following:
- a CDS encoding CynX/NimT family MFS transporter encodes MSGRILSRIPNSWILLACIGLLALNLRGPFVAVAPVVGLMQAELAFSPVMLGLLTSIPVLCFSLAAPLASLAARRFGAELAVTLTILGVLAGVLVRSAGGPVLVVAGTVMIGLAITVGNIAAPLIIRRDFATARQGTAMGIYTAALNIGSFLTSVATAPLAGLAGWRFALGSVAVLAVAAIIVWTLAVGPRNAFLASPEDGGDTRLPSVTGAGWTTAGLTAGFAGQAFSYYGVTAWLPTYLHDELGMSLSEAGAGSSIFQILAIVGALGVPFAAKFMGTTAVAVTVGALWTAVPAGLLLAPQLWWLWSTFGGAAQGGGITIIFIAIIRLARDQASAGRMSATVQGLGYAFAAVAPPLVGFVHDASGSWTPALLVILVSVLTFFVSTTLSVRRVPKGR; translated from the coding sequence ATGAGCGGCCGGATCCTCTCCCGAATTCCCAACAGCTGGATCCTGCTGGCCTGCATTGGGCTGCTGGCGTTGAACCTCCGGGGCCCGTTCGTTGCGGTGGCCCCCGTGGTAGGCCTGATGCAGGCAGAGTTGGCCTTCTCACCGGTCATGCTTGGCCTGTTGACCAGCATCCCCGTACTCTGCTTTTCCCTCGCAGCGCCCCTGGCTTCCCTGGCGGCGAGGAGGTTCGGTGCCGAGTTGGCCGTGACCCTGACCATCCTCGGCGTGCTGGCTGGCGTGCTGGTCCGCTCGGCGGGTGGACCGGTTCTGGTGGTGGCTGGAACGGTGATGATTGGCCTTGCCATTACCGTGGGCAACATTGCGGCGCCCCTGATCATCCGCCGTGATTTCGCGACTGCCCGGCAGGGGACGGCGATGGGGATCTACACCGCCGCGCTGAACATCGGGTCATTCCTGACCTCCGTGGCCACCGCGCCGTTGGCGGGCCTCGCGGGGTGGAGGTTCGCGCTCGGCTCGGTCGCTGTCCTGGCCGTCGCCGCCATAATCGTCTGGACCCTTGCGGTGGGTCCGCGCAATGCGTTCCTGGCATCGCCGGAGGACGGCGGGGACACCAGGCTGCCATCGGTGACCGGTGCGGGCTGGACCACAGCCGGCCTGACGGCAGGCTTCGCCGGACAGGCCTTCTCCTACTACGGAGTCACGGCGTGGCTGCCCACCTACCTGCATGACGAGTTGGGCATGTCCCTCTCCGAGGCCGGCGCCGGGTCCTCAATTTTCCAGATCCTGGCCATCGTGGGTGCCTTGGGCGTGCCCTTCGCCGCCAAATTCATGGGTACGACGGCGGTGGCGGTCACCGTGGGGGCGTTGTGGACGGCCGTGCCGGCCGGCCTGCTGCTGGCGCCCCAGCTCTGGTGGCTGTGGTCCACCTTCGGCGGGGCCGCCCAGGGCGGCGGCATCACCATCATCTTCATCGCCATCATCAGGCTGGCCCGCGACCAGGCGTCGGCCGGGCGGATGTCCGCCACGGTCCAGGGGCTGGGATACGCCTTTGCCGCCGTGGCACCGCCACTGGTGGGTTTCGTGCACGATGCGTCAGGATCATGGACACCGGCGTTGCTGGTCATCCTGGTGTCGGTGCTGACCTTCTTCGTCAGCACCACCCTCTCCGTCCGGCGGGTGCCGAAGGGCCGCTGA
- the aceB gene encoding malate synthase A yields the protein MNSFTDSFTINGITLTAQPVCRQNEVLTPDALEFVARLHRATAARRQELLQARRTRRTEIAAGQDPRFLRETEDIRNDPSWRVAPPAPGLEDRRVEITGPVDKKMTINALNSGAKVWLADMEDSSTPTWRNVIKGQLNLTDALERRIDYTSPEGKEYKLRPAGELPTIVVRPRGWHLPEKHMLIDGEPIAGGIVDFGLFFFHNARRLLAQGKGPYFYLPKIENHLEARLWNDIFILAQDLLGIPQGTIRATVLIETITAAFEMEEILYELRDHAAGLNAGRWDYIFSLIKNFRTRGPRFVLPDRAQVTMTQPFMRAYTEQLVRACHKRGAMAIGGMAAAVPNRKDPEANTNALEKVRADKTREANDGFDGSWVAHPDLVPVCREVFDSILGEKPNQLDRLREDVTPDDRALINVAATTGTITEQGIRNNIEVGIRYIESWLRGNGAVAIHNLMEDAATAEISRSQLWQWIYARAITDHGEIINHHWVEELLDEEFARLERFDGDRFEDARDIFEEVTLARDFPSFLTLPAYARYLTEAREKATAEELAAA from the coding sequence ATGAACAGTTTCACAGACAGTTTCACCATCAACGGGATAACCCTGACCGCGCAGCCGGTTTGCCGGCAGAACGAGGTTCTTACTCCGGATGCCCTGGAGTTCGTGGCCAGGCTGCACCGGGCGACGGCGGCGCGGCGCCAGGAACTGCTGCAGGCCCGCCGGACCAGGCGTACTGAGATTGCCGCCGGACAGGACCCACGCTTCCTCCGGGAAACCGAGGACATCCGCAATGACCCGTCCTGGCGGGTTGCTCCCCCGGCACCCGGGCTGGAGGACCGCCGCGTGGAAATCACCGGCCCGGTGGACAAGAAGATGACCATCAACGCCCTGAATTCCGGCGCGAAGGTGTGGCTCGCGGACATGGAGGACTCCTCCACCCCCACCTGGCGCAACGTCATCAAGGGCCAGCTGAACCTCACCGACGCACTGGAGCGCCGGATCGACTACACCAGCCCGGAGGGCAAGGAATACAAGCTCCGTCCCGCCGGGGAACTGCCCACCATCGTGGTCCGTCCCCGCGGCTGGCACCTGCCGGAAAAGCACATGCTGATCGACGGCGAACCGATCGCCGGCGGCATCGTGGACTTCGGCCTGTTCTTCTTCCACAACGCCCGCCGCCTGCTCGCCCAAGGCAAGGGCCCCTACTTCTACCTGCCCAAGATCGAAAACCACCTCGAAGCCCGGCTCTGGAACGACATCTTCATCCTCGCCCAGGACCTGCTCGGCATCCCCCAGGGCACCATCCGCGCCACGGTCCTGATCGAAACCATCACCGCAGCCTTCGAAATGGAGGAGATCCTCTACGAGCTGCGTGACCACGCCGCCGGCCTGAACGCCGGCCGCTGGGACTACATCTTCTCCCTCATCAAGAACTTCCGCACCCGAGGCCCCCGCTTCGTCCTCCCGGACCGCGCCCAGGTGACCATGACCCAGCCCTTCATGCGCGCCTACACCGAACAGCTCGTCCGCGCCTGCCACAAACGGGGTGCCATGGCTATTGGGGGCATGGCAGCCGCAGTGCCCAACCGCAAAGACCCCGAAGCGAACACCAACGCCCTGGAGAAGGTCCGTGCTGACAAGACCCGCGAGGCCAACGACGGATTCGACGGCTCCTGGGTGGCCCACCCGGACCTGGTTCCCGTCTGCCGGGAAGTGTTCGACTCCATCCTGGGCGAGAAGCCGAACCAGCTGGACCGGCTCCGTGAGGACGTCACCCCGGACGACCGCGCCCTGATCAACGTGGCCGCGACCACCGGGACCATCACCGAACAGGGCATCCGGAACAACATCGAAGTAGGCATCCGCTACATCGAATCCTGGCTCCGCGGCAACGGTGCAGTAGCCATCCACAACCTCATGGAAGACGCCGCCACCGCCGAAATTTCCCGCTCCCAGCTCTGGCAGTGGATCTACGCCCGTGCCATCACCGACCACGGCGAAATCATCAACCACCACTGGGTGGAGGAGCTCCTGGACGAGGAGTTTGCCCGGCTGGAACGCTTCGACGGCGACCGCTTCGAAGACGCCCGGGACATCTTCGAAGAAGTCACCCTCGCCCGGGACTTCCCGTCCTTCCTCACCCTCCCCGCTTACGCGCGGTACCTGACGGAGGCCCGCGAGAAGGCAACCGCCGAGGAACTCGCAGCGGCCTAA
- the aceA gene encoding isocitrate lyase — MTAAFEPTQQTPEQQAAALELEWAANPRWEGVTRDYKASDVVRLRGRVSEEHTLARRGAEKLWKQLTQEHKEGKYTNALGALTGNQAVQQVKAGLRAIYLSGWQVAADANNSGHTYPDQSLYPANSVPTVVRRINNALLRADQIEFSEGVQTVEDWLVPIVADAEAGFGGPLNAYELMKSMIQAGASGVHWEDQLASEKKCGHLGGKVLIPTQQHVRTLNAARLAADVAGTPSVVIARTDAEAATLITSDVDERDQEFITGERTAEGFYKVRNGIEPCIARAKAYAPYSDLIWMETGTPDLELARKFAEAVKAEFPNQMLSYNCSPSFNWRKHLDDATIAKFQRELGAMGFTFQFITLAGFHALNYSMFDLAHGYARDGMSAYVELQEKEFASESRGYTATKHQREVGTGYFDDIATALNPNASTLALVGSTEEGQFH, encoded by the coding sequence ATGACTGCAGCATTTGAGCCCACCCAGCAGACGCCCGAACAGCAGGCCGCCGCCCTGGAGCTTGAGTGGGCCGCCAACCCCCGCTGGGAAGGTGTGACCCGGGACTACAAGGCCTCCGACGTCGTCCGTCTCCGGGGACGTGTCTCCGAAGAACACACCCTGGCCCGCCGCGGCGCAGAGAAGCTGTGGAAGCAGCTCACCCAGGAGCACAAGGAAGGCAAGTACACCAACGCCTTGGGCGCCCTGACGGGCAACCAGGCCGTGCAGCAGGTCAAGGCCGGCCTTCGCGCGATCTACCTCTCCGGCTGGCAGGTTGCTGCGGACGCCAACAACTCCGGCCACACCTACCCGGACCAGTCCCTCTACCCGGCCAACTCCGTGCCCACCGTGGTGCGGCGGATCAACAACGCCCTCCTCCGCGCTGACCAGATCGAATTCTCCGAGGGCGTGCAGACCGTTGAGGACTGGCTGGTCCCGATCGTCGCCGACGCCGAGGCCGGCTTCGGCGGGCCGCTGAACGCCTACGAGCTCATGAAATCCATGATCCAGGCCGGCGCCTCCGGTGTTCACTGGGAAGACCAGCTCGCCTCGGAAAAGAAGTGCGGCCACCTGGGCGGCAAGGTCCTGATCCCCACCCAGCAGCACGTCCGGACCCTGAACGCCGCCCGCCTGGCAGCCGACGTCGCCGGGACCCCATCCGTGGTCATTGCCCGCACCGACGCCGAAGCAGCAACCCTCATCACCTCCGACGTCGACGAGCGGGACCAGGAGTTCATCACCGGTGAGCGCACCGCTGAGGGCTTCTACAAGGTCCGCAACGGCATCGAACCCTGCATCGCCCGCGCCAAGGCCTACGCCCCCTACTCGGACCTGATCTGGATGGAAACCGGCACCCCGGACCTGGAGCTGGCCCGCAAGTTCGCCGAAGCCGTCAAGGCCGAGTTCCCCAACCAGATGCTCTCCTACAACTGCTCACCGTCGTTCAACTGGCGCAAGCACCTGGACGATGCCACCATCGCCAAGTTCCAGCGCGAACTCGGCGCCATGGGCTTCACCTTCCAGTTCATCACCCTGGCCGGCTTCCACGCCCTGAACTACTCGATGTTCGACCTCGCCCACGGCTACGCCCGCGACGGCATGAGCGCCTACGTCGAACTCCAGGAAAAGGAATTCGCCTCCGAATCCCGCGGCTACACCGCAACCAAGCACCAGCGCGAAGTCGGCACCGGCTACTTCGACGACATCGCCACCGCGCTCAACCCGAACGCCTCCACCCTCGCACTGGTCGGATCGACCGAAGAGGGCCAATTCCACTAA
- a CDS encoding XRE family transcriptional regulator has product MSPSSWNREVSQPPSSTPAAQLDVISLGRRVRHLRKQAGLTLEALSAAVGTAPSQLSLIENGKREPKLGLLQHLAAALNVSIDQLLGAEPPSRRAALEIELERYQRGPLYESLNLPKIRISSRLPVDVLEAQVGLLHELERKMNEQVATPEEARRANGELRAMMRERGNYFPEYESEAQKVLKEVGYTTGPLSQHVIADIAAHLGFTLHHVGDLPHSTRSVTDLKNRRIYLTQSQRQDHDPRSVLLQALGHYVLGHETPRNYGDFLAQRVATNYFAAALLLPEQATVEFLQKAKAAKEIAVEDIRDAFAVSYETAAHRFTNLATKHLGITTHFQKTHQSGIIYKAYENDGVDFPQDHTGAIEGQPSCKAWTSRAVFDVPDKFSAYSQYTDTPSGTYWCTARTERSASGEFSLSIGVPYQHVKWFRGRETTARATSNCPDPTCCKRPPETLTSEWAGNAWPSARAHSHLLAAMPPGAFPGVDETEVYSFLQAHSGS; this is encoded by the coding sequence ATGTCGCCTTCAAGCTGGAACAGGGAAGTTTCACAGCCGCCGTCGTCCACCCCGGCCGCCCAACTGGATGTCATCAGCCTCGGCCGCCGCGTGCGCCATCTGCGCAAACAGGCCGGCCTGACGCTGGAAGCCCTCAGCGCCGCCGTCGGGACAGCGCCCAGCCAGCTGAGCCTGATCGAGAACGGCAAGCGGGAACCCAAGCTTGGCCTGCTGCAGCACCTGGCCGCGGCCCTCAACGTCAGCATCGACCAGTTGCTCGGAGCAGAACCTCCCAGCCGCCGCGCCGCCCTGGAAATCGAGCTCGAACGCTACCAGCGCGGACCCCTCTACGAGTCCCTGAACCTGCCAAAAATCCGCATCAGCTCGCGGTTGCCGGTGGACGTCCTGGAGGCGCAGGTGGGCCTCCTGCATGAGCTCGAACGCAAGATGAACGAGCAGGTGGCCACGCCGGAGGAAGCCCGCCGCGCAAACGGCGAACTGCGCGCCATGATGCGGGAGCGTGGCAACTATTTTCCGGAATACGAGTCCGAGGCACAGAAGGTCCTCAAGGAGGTGGGGTACACCACCGGCCCGCTCAGCCAGCACGTCATCGCGGACATCGCCGCGCACCTGGGGTTTACCCTCCATCACGTGGGCGACCTGCCCCATTCCACTCGTTCCGTGACCGATTTGAAGAACCGCAGAATTTACCTGACCCAGAGCCAGCGGCAGGACCACGACCCACGGTCCGTCCTCCTGCAGGCCCTGGGCCATTACGTGCTCGGCCACGAAACGCCCCGCAACTATGGTGACTTCCTGGCCCAGCGCGTCGCCACGAACTATTTTGCAGCCGCGCTTCTCCTGCCGGAACAGGCAACCGTGGAATTTCTGCAAAAAGCCAAAGCCGCGAAGGAAATCGCCGTCGAGGACATCCGGGACGCTTTCGCCGTTTCCTACGAAACCGCGGCCCACCGCTTCACCAACCTGGCTACCAAGCATCTGGGCATCACCACCCATTTCCAGAAGACGCACCAGAGCGGCATCATCTACAAGGCCTACGAAAATGACGGCGTGGACTTTCCCCAGGACCACACGGGCGCCATAGAAGGGCAGCCGTCGTGCAAAGCATGGACGTCCCGGGCCGTATTCGACGTCCCGGACAAGTTCAGTGCCTACAGCCAGTACACCGACACGCCGTCCGGCACCTACTGGTGCACGGCCCGCACCGAACGGTCGGCGAGCGGTGAGTTTTCGCTCAGCATCGGGGTGCCGTACCAGCATGTGAAGTGGTTCCGCGGGCGCGAGACGACGGCCCGGGCCACCTCAAACTGCCCGGATCCCACCTGCTGCAAACGCCCGCCGGAAACGCTGACATCAGAATGGGCAGGCAACGCCTGGCCCTCGGCGCGGGCCCACTCCCACCTCCTGGCCGCGATGCCGCCGGGGGCCTTCCCCGGCGTGGACGAGACCGAGGTGTACAGCTTCCTGCAGGCGCACTCAGGGAGCTGA
- a CDS encoding TIGR01777 family oxidoreductase translates to MARSKTVVLAGASGFIGKYLRTRFEQDGWTVHTIGRAPTTGSKGATGTTSASWDDDAAIIQVLNGSDLAINLAGRSVSCRYSARNKAAILGSRVSTTAALGRAIAQCPQPPSTWLNASTGTIYRDARDSPQTETDGELGTGFSVEVARAWEAELEAAVTPKTRKVPLRIAIVLGRGGGALRPFANLARLGLGGSMGKGTQKFSWVHVEDLYRCARFLHARTDITGPVNVASPDVVSNRELMRLVRRAYGARFGVPTPAWLLRAGAVLIRTETELVLKSRWVQPQKLLDTGFVYSQPELGRALLQIAKGTA, encoded by the coding sequence ATGGCCAGGTCCAAGACAGTCGTGCTCGCCGGGGCTTCCGGGTTCATCGGCAAGTACCTCCGCACCCGCTTTGAGCAGGACGGCTGGACTGTCCACACCATCGGCCGGGCGCCCACCACCGGGAGCAAAGGTGCCACCGGGACAACGTCGGCATCATGGGACGACGACGCCGCCATCATCCAGGTGCTCAACGGCAGCGACCTTGCCATCAACCTTGCCGGACGGTCCGTGTCCTGCCGCTACAGCGCGCGGAACAAGGCGGCCATCCTTGGGTCCAGGGTCTCCACAACGGCGGCACTCGGCCGGGCCATCGCGCAATGCCCGCAACCGCCGTCGACCTGGTTGAACGCCAGCACAGGCACGATCTACCGGGACGCCCGGGACTCCCCGCAAACAGAGACTGACGGTGAATTGGGGACTGGATTTTCGGTAGAGGTAGCCCGCGCCTGGGAGGCGGAGCTGGAGGCTGCCGTCACGCCAAAGACACGTAAGGTTCCGCTCCGGATAGCCATTGTGCTGGGCCGGGGAGGAGGCGCGCTGCGGCCCTTCGCCAACCTCGCGCGGCTCGGGCTTGGCGGGTCCATGGGCAAGGGTACGCAGAAGTTCAGCTGGGTGCACGTGGAGGACCTGTACCGGTGCGCCCGGTTCCTGCATGCACGGACGGACATCACCGGGCCCGTCAACGTGGCATCGCCCGATGTGGTGAGTAACCGCGAGCTGATGCGGCTGGTGCGACGCGCTTACGGGGCACGCTTCGGTGTTCCCACCCCTGCCTGGCTGCTTCGTGCAGGGGCAGTCCTGATCCGCACCGAAACAGAGCTGGTGCTCAAGAGCCGGTGGGTCCAGCCCCAAAAGCTGCTGGATACCGGGTTCGTCTACAGCCAGCCTGAACTGGGCAGGGCACTGCTTCAGATCGCCAAGGGAACAGCGTAA
- a CDS encoding TetR/AcrR family transcriptional regulator — translation MAAKGEQTRQRVADVALRMFREVGFAKTTMRAIAAEAGISVGNAYYYFASKDDLVQELYLQVQEEHAARARAALESATDLTSRLRATLHAGLDAMAPYHRFGADFLTTAIRPTSPVNPFAARSAPAREASLNIFRSAVDGARPQAPKRLRGELPELLWLGYMGVTLFWVYDTSEGQQRTRKLVDGAVPLIAKVLSLARVPGAGKALDDILRLSRSIRA, via the coding sequence ATGGCGGCAAAAGGCGAGCAGACACGGCAACGTGTGGCAGATGTGGCGCTGAGGATGTTCCGCGAGGTGGGCTTCGCAAAGACCACCATGCGCGCTATCGCTGCCGAGGCGGGCATCTCAGTGGGTAACGCCTACTACTATTTCGCTTCCAAGGACGATCTGGTCCAGGAACTGTACCTGCAGGTCCAGGAAGAGCATGCGGCAAGGGCAAGGGCCGCCCTGGAAAGTGCCACCGATCTCACCAGCAGGCTCCGCGCTACCCTCCACGCCGGCCTGGATGCCATGGCGCCGTACCATCGCTTCGGGGCCGACTTCCTCACCACGGCCATCCGCCCCACGTCCCCGGTGAACCCCTTCGCTGCGCGTTCCGCACCGGCCCGGGAAGCTTCCCTCAACATCTTCCGGTCGGCGGTGGATGGCGCGCGGCCGCAGGCACCAAAAAGACTCCGCGGCGAACTTCCCGAACTTTTGTGGCTCGGCTACATGGGCGTGACGCTGTTCTGGGTCTACGACACCTCCGAGGGGCAGCAGCGCACCAGGAAGCTTGTGGACGGGGCTGTTCCGCTGATTGCCAAAGTGCTCTCGCTGGCGCGCGTCCCGGGAGCCGGCAAGGCCCTGGACGATATCCTCAGGCTCAGCCGGAGTATCCGTGCATAG
- a CDS encoding queuosine precursor transporter, with translation MSSSSGRNALPETSPTGTAARFASIGSPYFGIMLAVMAVVLILSNIGASKGVVLGPIVTDGGFFLFPLAYILGDVISEVYGFKVARKAILTTFALSVFASLCYWVIIALPGFDDEFGTSKQAALEGALGPVPQIVLASLLAFLAGQTINSWILVRMKARSGERSLWARLMGSTGAGEFVDTLIFCSIAASVIGITDFGTFVNYVVVGFVYKTLVEFILVPVTSLVIGWIKKREPSYGTATS, from the coding sequence ATGTCATCTTCCTCAGGCCGGAACGCCCTGCCCGAAACCAGCCCCACCGGAACCGCTGCCAGGTTTGCCTCCATCGGGTCCCCGTACTTCGGCATCATGCTGGCGGTCATGGCGGTGGTTCTGATCCTGTCCAACATCGGGGCGTCCAAGGGCGTGGTCCTGGGGCCCATCGTTACGGACGGCGGCTTCTTCCTCTTTCCGCTGGCGTACATCCTTGGTGACGTGATCAGCGAGGTGTACGGCTTCAAAGTGGCGCGCAAGGCCATCCTGACCACGTTCGCGCTGTCGGTCTTCGCCTCTCTCTGCTACTGGGTGATCATTGCCCTCCCGGGCTTCGATGATGAATTCGGGACATCCAAACAGGCAGCCCTTGAGGGGGCCCTGGGCCCGGTGCCGCAGATCGTGCTGGCCTCGCTCCTGGCATTCCTGGCCGGGCAGACCATCAACTCGTGGATCCTGGTGAGGATGAAGGCCCGTTCCGGGGAAAGGTCCCTGTGGGCCCGCTTGATGGGGTCCACGGGTGCCGGCGAGTTCGTGGATACGCTGATCTTCTGCAGCATCGCCGCGTCCGTCATCGGCATTACGGATTTCGGAACCTTCGTGAACTACGTGGTGGTTGGCTTTGTGTACAAGACCCTGGTGGAGTTCATCCTGGTCCCGGTGACGTCCCTGGTGATCGGCTGGATCAAGAAGCGGGAGCCGAGCTACGGCACGGCGACCAGCTAG
- the tgt gene encoding tRNA guanosine(34) transglycosylase Tgt, with translation MPANPASALPADPASGADQSQFSFKVSTRLAESCPPSAGQVAGNGGYFLGRTGTITTPHGQIRTPAFIAVGTKATVKAVLPESVADLGAQALLANAYHLYLQPGADVLDEAGGLGAFMNWSGPTFTDSGGFQVMSLGSGFKKVIDMKSVDASGPDDAVAPGKERLAHIDDDGVWFKSHLNGDKHRFSPEISMQVQHRIGADIMFAFDELTTLQNSRGYQEESLERTRLWALRCIEEHFRLTSARVGKPYQALFGVIQGAQYEDLRRKACRDLGAMPFDGFGIGGALEKENLGTIVRWCNEELPEDKPRHLLGISEPDDIFTAIENGADTFDCVSPTRVARNSAFYTPFGRFNLSGAKYKRDFGPLQEGCDCYTCTHYSRAYIHHLFKAKEMLSATLISIHNERFVVKMVDDARLAIESGTFFDFKAETLGQYYS, from the coding sequence GTGCCAGCCAACCCTGCCTCCGCTTTGCCTGCTGACCCTGCTTCCGGCGCTGACCAGTCCCAGTTCTCCTTCAAAGTGAGCACCCGCCTGGCTGAGTCCTGCCCGCCGTCTGCCGGGCAGGTGGCCGGGAACGGCGGCTACTTCCTGGGCCGCACGGGGACCATCACCACCCCGCACGGTCAGATCCGCACCCCGGCGTTCATCGCCGTCGGGACCAAAGCCACGGTCAAAGCCGTGCTGCCCGAATCCGTGGCGGACCTGGGCGCGCAGGCTCTGCTGGCCAACGCCTACCACCTGTACCTGCAGCCCGGAGCTGACGTCCTGGATGAGGCCGGCGGGCTGGGGGCCTTCATGAACTGGTCCGGACCCACTTTTACGGACTCGGGCGGGTTCCAGGTGATGAGCCTGGGCTCGGGCTTCAAGAAAGTCATCGACATGAAGTCCGTTGACGCCTCCGGGCCCGACGACGCCGTGGCGCCGGGCAAGGAGCGCCTGGCCCACATCGATGACGACGGCGTCTGGTTCAAGAGCCACCTCAACGGTGACAAACACCGGTTCTCCCCTGAGATCTCCATGCAGGTCCAGCACCGGATCGGCGCGGACATTATGTTCGCCTTCGATGAGCTGACCACGCTGCAGAACTCCCGCGGCTACCAGGAGGAGTCCCTGGAACGGACCCGGCTGTGGGCGCTGCGCTGCATCGAGGAGCATTTCCGGCTGACCTCCGCCAGGGTGGGAAAGCCGTACCAGGCCCTGTTCGGCGTGATCCAGGGGGCCCAGTACGAGGACCTGCGCCGGAAAGCCTGCCGCGACCTGGGGGCCATGCCTTTTGACGGCTTCGGCATCGGCGGCGCGCTGGAGAAGGAGAACCTCGGCACGATTGTCCGCTGGTGCAATGAGGAACTGCCGGAGGACAAGCCCCGCCACCTGCTGGGCATTTCCGAGCCGGACGACATCTTCACCGCCATCGAAAACGGCGCCGACACCTTCGACTGCGTCTCCCCCACCCGGGTGGCCCGCAACTCGGCGTTCTACACGCCTTTCGGGCGGTTCAACCTGTCCGGTGCCAAGTACAAGCGCGACTTCGGGCCCCTGCAGGAGGGATGCGACTGCTACACATGCACGCATTACTCACGCGCCTACATCCACCACCTGTTCAAGGCCAAGGAGATGCTGTCCGCCACCTTGATCTCCATCCACAACGAGCGGTTCGTAGTGAAGATGGTGGACGACGCGCGCCTGGCCATCGAGTCCGGCACGTTCTTCGACTTCAAGGCCGAGACCTTGGGGCAGTACTACTCCTGA
- a CDS encoding SRPBCC family protein produces the protein MTNNLSVVINADAPQVWTMLREPSKVAQWHGWQAEDLDAEIKEIYFSGDVEESPDHTSLTVHGGDTFELHPVANGTRVSVTRGALDHNSEWAAWDEDITQGWLTFLQQLRFALERHPHGKRHTLFLQLPGPGSAIEKLGMSDLPAPGEPYQLTLGTGEEISGKVWYRTSHQVGLTVHSYAEHGEGLLVVADHPAIKDVREEGEGSLIIASTYDLGAARLDAIRTSWDSWRSENYPTSEPVS, from the coding sequence ATGACGAACAATCTCAGCGTAGTGATCAACGCCGACGCGCCGCAGGTCTGGACCATGCTGCGTGAACCGTCCAAAGTCGCCCAATGGCATGGCTGGCAGGCCGAGGACCTGGACGCCGAAATCAAGGAGATCTACTTCTCCGGCGACGTGGAGGAATCCCCGGACCACACCAGCCTGACCGTCCATGGCGGAGACACCTTCGAGCTCCATCCCGTAGCCAATGGAACCCGGGTCAGCGTGACGCGGGGGGCCCTGGACCACAACTCGGAGTGGGCCGCCTGGGATGAGGACATCACCCAGGGCTGGCTGACGTTCCTGCAGCAGCTCCGCTTCGCGCTGGAACGCCACCCGCACGGTAAACGCCACACCCTCTTCCTGCAGCTTCCCGGGCCGGGCTCGGCGATTGAGAAGCTCGGAATGTCTGACCTCCCTGCACCCGGGGAGCCTTATCAGCTGACCCTGGGCACCGGCGAGGAAATCTCCGGCAAGGTCTGGTACCGGACCAGCCACCAGGTGGGGCTCACGGTGCACAGCTACGCAGAGCACGGCGAGGGGCTCCTGGTGGTGGCCGATCATCCTGCCATCAAGGACGTGCGAGAGGAGGGTGAGGGCTCCCTGATCATCGCCTCCACCTATGACCTGGGCGCCGCCAGGCTTGATGCGATCCGCACATCCTGGGACTCCTGGCGGTCTGAGAACTACCCCACGTCGGAACCGGTCAGCTGA